A DNA window from Actinokineospora baliensis contains the following coding sequences:
- a CDS encoding SDR family oxidoreductase codes for MATYFVTGATGFLGRRLVERLVARAGTSAVYVLVRQRSMDRFAEASTRWGRSDLVVPVVGDLAEAGLGVDLPHAVDQVVHLGAVYDFTAPAEDNERANVAGTRHALEFAAAVGAGVFHHVSSIAVAGDHRGRFTERDFDLGQRHHSPYHATKFAAERLVREQDRVPYRVYRPAAVVGDSRTGEMDKVDGLYYFLPALTRLARLPRALPLVLPDLGGTNVVPVDYVVDAMVHLMHADAPSGSTYHLTHNGKQPVADVFNALAKAIGAPQIRATLPITLPKVRAVRPVPAAVLNELGVPGEVLPHMDLPTVFDSTATVEALDGITLPDFATYADVLVSYWSKHLDPERHQASSLRGRRIVVTGASSGIGRETALMLGDRGATVLLVARRQAELEEVREEIERAGGTASTHPCDLTDSDAVDALVKELGVVDMLVNNAGRSIRRAVHLSVDRLHDYERTMALNYFAPLRLTLGLLPGMRARGFGRIVNVTTMGLQTDTPRFSAYLASKAALEAFGRAAGRELLTDGVTVCAVRMPLVRTPMIGATDAYKGVPATSPKTAAKLVVRALTNEAEVVQRPEGLAMELLRVVAPGLARQVLNIAYRLTGESAPEARTRPERPLPVLATALVRPLWRGLRR; via the coding sequence GTGGCAACCTACTTCGTCACCGGGGCTACTGGGTTCCTCGGCCGCAGGCTGGTCGAACGGCTCGTCGCGCGGGCGGGCACGAGCGCGGTGTACGTGCTCGTGCGGCAGCGCTCGATGGACCGCTTCGCCGAAGCCTCGACGCGGTGGGGGCGGTCGGACCTGGTCGTGCCGGTCGTCGGTGATCTCGCTGAGGCCGGTCTCGGGGTGGATCTCCCGCACGCGGTCGACCAGGTCGTGCACTTGGGCGCGGTGTACGACTTCACCGCGCCCGCCGAGGACAACGAGCGCGCCAACGTGGCGGGTACGCGGCACGCGCTGGAGTTCGCGGCGGCGGTCGGTGCTGGGGTGTTCCACCACGTGTCGTCGATCGCGGTGGCGGGTGACCACCGGGGGCGCTTCACCGAACGCGACTTCGACCTCGGACAACGGCACCACTCGCCCTACCACGCGACGAAGTTCGCAGCCGAGCGTCTAGTGCGCGAGCAGGACCGGGTGCCATACCGCGTCTACCGGCCTGCAGCCGTGGTCGGCGACTCTCGCACAGGTGAGATGGACAAGGTCGACGGCCTCTATTACTTCCTTCCCGCCTTGACACGCCTCGCCCGGCTGCCTAGGGCGTTGCCGTTGGTACTACCGGATCTGGGCGGTACTAACGTCGTCCCGGTCGACTACGTCGTGGACGCCATGGTGCACCTCATGCATGCGGACGCGCCTTCGGGCTCGACCTATCACCTCACGCACAACGGTAAGCAGCCTGTCGCCGATGTCTTCAACGCGCTCGCGAAAGCCATTGGCGCGCCACAGATCCGGGCAACCCTGCCCATCACACTGCCCAAGGTTCGCGCAGTGCGCCCTGTCCCCGCCGCCGTCTTGAACGAGCTAGGCGTGCCGGGAGAGGTCTTGCCGCACATGGATCTGCCAACGGTGTTCGACTCCACGGCGACCGTCGAGGCCCTTGACGGGATCACGCTCCCGGACTTCGCCACCTACGCCGACGTCCTGGTGAGCTACTGGTCGAAGCACCTGGATCCGGAGCGGCACCAGGCTAGCTCCTTGCGCGGCAGGCGGATCGTCGTCACCGGGGCCTCCAGCGGTATCGGCCGGGAAACCGCGCTGATGCTCGGCGACCGTGGAGCAACGGTCCTCCTCGTCGCCCGCAGACAAGCTGAGCTCGAAGAGGTACGTGAAGAGATCGAACGAGCAGGGGGCACGGCGTCCACGCACCCGTGCGACCTGACCGACTCCGACGCCGTCGACGCGTTGGTCAAGGAACTCGGCGTTGTCGACATGCTGGTCAACAACGCGGGTAGGTCCATCCGCCGCGCGGTCCACCTGTCCGTCGACCGGCTTCATGACTACGAACGCACCATGGCCCTGAACTACTTCGCGCCACTACGCCTCACGCTGGGCCTCCTCCCCGGAATGCGCGCAAGAGGCTTCGGCCGGATCGTCAACGTCACCACGATGGGCCTACAGACAGACACTCCACGCTTCTCCGCATACCTGGCGTCAAAGGCAGCCCTTGAAGCCTTCGGCCGCGCGGCAGGTCGCGAGCTGCTCACGGACGGCGTGACCGTATGCGCCGTCCGGATGCCATTGGTCCGCACGCCGATGATTGGTGCCACTGACGCCTATAAGGGCGTCCCCGCCACTTCGCCCAAGACCGCCGCGAAACTCGTAGTGCGAGCCTTGACCAACGAGGCAGAGGTCGTCCAACGGCCCGAGGGGCTGGCGATGGAGCTACTTCGGGTGGTCGCACCCGGCCTGGCGCGCCAAGTCCTCAACATCGCCTACCGGCTCACCGGCGAGTCCGCCCCCGAGGCCAGGACCCGGCCCGAGCGCCCCCTCCCCGTCCTCGCCACTGCCCTCGTCCGCCCGCTCTGGCGCGGGCTGCGGCGCTGA